A section of the Thauera chlorobenzoica genome encodes:
- the hlyD gene encoding secretion protein HlyD, which translates to MSRITSSRGVKLLIIIVAIFGLGVGVAFLWVQRTKTNTDLLLLYGNVDIREVQLAFRQPGRVAEMSFDEGDAVKAGARMAVLDAQPYREALAAAEASVQMAQAELAKLRHGLRPQEVTQAREALKQAQAIAADAERNYQRQSSLLASGATSQRTVDAARAIRDQSVAGVGAAKAALSQASEGFRKEDIAAAEARLAAAQAAKAQAVTALTDAELLAPSDGTVIARVREPGSMVASQSTVYSLSLDKPVYVRAYVGEPDLGRIAPGTTVRVKSDTSDTVYRGQIGFISPRAEFTPKTVETTDLRTDLVYRLRIVIDETDRDAALRQGMPVTIEIDATTRMTSDIGSAGRES; encoded by the coding sequence ATGAGCAGAATCACTTCATCTCGCGGTGTGAAACTGTTGATCATCATCGTGGCGATTTTTGGTCTGGGCGTCGGCGTCGCGTTCTTGTGGGTGCAGCGCACCAAGACCAACACAGACCTGTTGCTCCTCTACGGGAATGTTGACATCCGCGAGGTACAACTGGCGTTCCGCCAGCCTGGACGTGTGGCTGAGATGTCCTTCGACGAAGGCGACGCCGTAAAGGCTGGCGCCCGTATGGCGGTGCTGGATGCCCAGCCTTATCGGGAAGCGCTGGCTGCCGCGGAAGCCTCGGTGCAGATGGCGCAGGCGGAACTCGCCAAGCTGCGACACGGCTTGCGACCGCAGGAGGTCACACAGGCGCGTGAGGCGCTCAAGCAGGCCCAGGCCATCGCTGCCGACGCCGAGCGAAACTATCAGCGCCAGAGCAGCCTGCTTGCGTCAGGCGCTACCAGCCAACGCACGGTCGACGCCGCCCGCGCGATACGAGACCAATCGGTCGCGGGCGTCGGGGCAGCCAAGGCAGCCTTGTCACAGGCATCCGAAGGCTTTCGCAAGGAAGACATTGCTGCTGCAGAGGCTCGTCTTGCGGCCGCACAAGCGGCGAAGGCGCAAGCCGTCACCGCCCTCACGGATGCCGAATTACTGGCACCCAGCGATGGAACGGTGATCGCACGGGTGCGCGAGCCTGGCAGCATGGTTGCGAGCCAAAGCACCGTGTATAGCCTGAGCCTCGACAAACCGGTCTACGTGCGTGCCTATGTGGGGGAGCCGGACTTGGGGCGCATCGCGCCCGGCACTACGGTACGCGTAAAGAGCGATACCTCCGACACGGTGTACCGGGGTCAGATCGGCTTCATTTCGCCTAGGGCCGAATTTACGCCCAAGACGGTGGAAACCACGGATCTGCGCACGGATCTGGTGTATCGCCTGCGCATCGTCATCGACGAAACCGACCGCGATGCCGCGCTGCGCCAGGGTATGCCGGTAACGATCGAGATCGACGCAACAACACGCATGACGTCAGATATCGGCTCAGCGGGGAGGGAGAGTTGA
- a CDS encoding TetR/AcrR family transcriptional regulator has translation MEIQTVTERPQYLPAEERRAATVQAVVDLAAEQNPAEITTTAIADRMGLTQGALFRHFPTKDAILEATMSWVGERLLARIDKAADSAASPVAALEAMFMAHIDFVAKHPGVPRMMFGELQRSGETLARRMVQTLIRQYEQRLHRLMEAGKTQGELDADLNVDAAAVLFIGTIQGLVMQSLLAGTVRQIRRDAPAVFAIYRRGIGADR, from the coding sequence ATGGAGATCCAGACAGTGACTGAACGGCCCCAATATCTGCCCGCCGAAGAGCGGCGAGCCGCCACGGTACAGGCCGTTGTTGACTTGGCTGCAGAACAGAATCCTGCGGAAATCACGACCACGGCGATTGCCGATCGGATGGGCTTGACGCAGGGTGCGCTGTTTCGTCATTTCCCGACCAAGGACGCAATCCTCGAAGCAACTATGTCTTGGGTCGGCGAGCGCCTGCTGGCCCGCATCGACAAGGCGGCCGATAGCGCTGCGTCCCCTGTGGCAGCGCTCGAAGCCATGTTCATGGCACATATCGATTTCGTCGCCAAACATCCTGGCGTGCCACGCATGATGTTCGGGGAGTTGCAGCGCTCCGGTGAGACCCTCGCCAGGCGGATGGTGCAAACCTTGATTCGTCAGTATGAGCAGCGGCTGCACCGTCTGATGGAAGCCGGCAAGACGCAGGGGGAGTTGGATGCCGATCTGAACGTGGATGCCGCTGCCGTGTTGTTCATCGGCACCATCCAGGGTCTGGTAATGCAATCGCTCCTGGCGGGCACGGTTCGTCAGATCCGCCGTGACGCACCAGCGGTGTTTGCCATTTATCGCCGTGGGATTGGAGCAGATCGATGA
- a CDS encoding PHA/PHB synthase family protein: MKPVATTIDEFAPVPPESSPPDALDVLANALRARGTGGLSPAAALLAWYDWALHLLLSPGKQRSLLEKALQKQQRFTRYALRAASARTCPTCIEPLEQDRRFADPAWQHWPFNVIHQGFLLQQQWWHNATSGVRGVSLHHENMVTFAGRQWLDMWSPANFMWSNPEVLHAVAASGGANLWRGAMNFFDDARRLALDDAPAGAEGFVVGKDVAVTPGTVMFRNRLIELIQYTPTTPEVHAEPILIVPSWIMKYYILDLSPHNSMVKYLVEQGHTVFIVSWKNPTAADRDLGLDDYRSLGIMDALDAVTAIVPGRKVQAVGYCLGGTLLSIAAAAMARDGDERLQSLTLLAAEVDFRESGEIALFIDESQLAWLEAGMWDKGYLDGNQMAGAFQMLNSRDLIWSRRVREYLLGERQTFNDLMAWNADATRMPYRMHGEYLRRLYLGNDLAEGRYHVGGRPVVLADIDVPMLIVGTVRDHVAPWQSVYKMHLLNDTELTFVLTRGGHNAGVVSEPGHPRRSFQIATRAAGARYVDPQRWRAKTQLREGSWWPAWQEWLARRSSGRVAPPVTDGIPNAYVALDDAPGTYVAMR, encoded by the coding sequence ATGAAACCTGTTGCCACCACAATCGACGAATTTGCGCCGGTGCCGCCTGAAAGTAGCCCTCCCGATGCCTTGGATGTGCTCGCGAACGCGTTGCGGGCACGCGGTACCGGCGGGCTGTCGCCGGCCGCGGCCTTGCTTGCTTGGTACGACTGGGCGTTGCATCTGCTTCTGTCGCCGGGTAAGCAGCGCAGCTTGCTGGAAAAAGCGCTGCAGAAGCAGCAGCGCTTCACACGCTATGCCTTGCGCGCAGCAAGTGCGCGTACCTGTCCAACGTGTATTGAGCCGCTTGAGCAGGACCGGCGTTTTGCCGACCCCGCTTGGCAACACTGGCCCTTCAACGTGATTCATCAGGGCTTTCTGCTACAGCAGCAATGGTGGCATAACGCTACAAGCGGCGTGCGCGGCGTATCTCTTCATCATGAGAACATGGTCACATTCGCCGGGCGGCAGTGGCTGGACATGTGGTCGCCGGCCAATTTCATGTGGAGCAATCCCGAGGTGCTGCACGCCGTTGCGGCGAGCGGTGGCGCCAACTTATGGCGCGGTGCCATGAACTTCTTCGATGATGCGCGGCGTCTAGCCCTTGACGATGCCCCGGCCGGGGCTGAAGGGTTCGTGGTCGGCAAGGACGTAGCGGTTACCCCCGGCACGGTGATGTTCCGCAATCGCCTGATCGAATTGATCCAGTACACCCCCACGACGCCCGAGGTGCATGCAGAGCCGATCCTTATCGTGCCCTCCTGGATCATGAAGTACTACATCCTTGACTTGTCGCCACACAACTCGATGGTGAAGTACTTGGTCGAACAGGGGCACACCGTCTTCATCGTTTCCTGGAAGAACCCGACGGCGGCCGATCGGGATCTCGGCCTGGACGACTACCGGTCACTGGGGATCATGGACGCACTGGACGCGGTAACGGCGATCGTTCCCGGGCGTAAGGTGCAAGCGGTCGGTTATTGCTTGGGTGGAACCCTGCTGTCGATCGCCGCCGCAGCGATGGCGCGGGATGGCGACGAGCGGCTGCAAAGCCTGACACTGCTGGCAGCAGAGGTGGATTTTCGAGAATCGGGTGAAATCGCGCTTTTTATCGACGAGAGCCAGCTCGCATGGCTCGAAGCTGGAATGTGGGATAAGGGTTATCTTGACGGCAACCAGATGGCCGGCGCGTTCCAAATGCTCAACTCACGTGATCTGATCTGGTCACGGCGGGTGCGCGAGTATCTGCTCGGCGAGCGGCAGACATTTAATGATCTGATGGCATGGAACGCGGATGCTACCCGCATGCCGTATCGCATGCACGGTGAGTATCTCCGGCGCTTGTATCTGGGCAATGACCTGGCCGAGGGGCGCTACCACGTTGGCGGAAGGCCGGTGGTGCTTGCCGACATCGACGTTCCGATGTTGATCGTCGGCACGGTGCGTGACCACGTAGCCCCCTGGCAATCGGTGTATAAGATGCACCTGCTCAACGATACGGAGCTGACTTTCGTGCTCACCCGCGGCGGACACAACGCCGGCGTGGTGAGCGAGCCGGGCCACCCGCGCCGCAGTTTCCAGATCGCCACTCGCGCTGCGGGGGCACGTTATGTCGATCCACAGCGGTGGCGCGCCAAGACCCAGCTGCGTGAGGGATCCTGGTGGCCAGCCTGGCAGGAATGGCTGGCACGACGCTCATCCGGGCGCGTTGCCCCCCCCGTTACGGACGGCATCCCAAATGCTTACGTTGCGCTTGATGATGCGCCTGGAACATACGTGGCGATGAGATGA
- a CDS encoding IMPACT family protein: MPLTLAAPVHSELIIKKSRFIGCVQPMADRAGAQKVVAALWAQHPGARHVCWALLAGGQSAAVDDGEPSGTAGRPMLDVLRHQDLEGVLATVVRYFGGVKLGAGGLVRAYTDAVAQALLGATKVPIVRLATLRCAIPYALEGLLRRELDAAGAQGLEVAHGAEVELCFSLAEDAAAALVARLNEAGQGRVRWQSDSVLPGR; the protein is encoded by the coding sequence ATGCCGCTCACCCTCGCCGCCCCCGTCCATAGCGAACTGATCATCAAGAAAAGCCGCTTCATCGGCTGCGTGCAGCCGATGGCCGACCGCGCCGGGGCGCAGAAGGTGGTGGCCGCGCTGTGGGCGCAGCATCCGGGCGCGCGCCACGTGTGCTGGGCGCTGCTCGCCGGCGGCCAGTCGGCGGCGGTCGATGACGGCGAGCCGAGCGGCACCGCCGGGCGGCCGATGCTCGACGTGCTCCGCCACCAGGACCTCGAAGGCGTGCTCGCCACCGTGGTGCGCTACTTCGGCGGAGTCAAGCTGGGGGCGGGCGGCCTCGTGCGCGCGTATACCGACGCGGTGGCGCAGGCCCTGCTCGGCGCGACCAAGGTGCCGATCGTGCGCCTGGCGACACTGCGCTGCGCCATCCCCTATGCGCTCGAAGGCCTGCTGCGGCGTGAGCTCGACGCCGCCGGCGCGCAGGGGCTGGAGGTGGCGCACGGGGCCGAAGTCGAGCTGTGCTTCAGCCTGGCCGAGGATGCGGCAGCGGCGCTGGTCGCGCGCCTGAACGAGGCCGGCCAGGGGCGGGTGCGCTGGCAATCGGACAGCGTTCTTCCGGGACGGTAG
- a CDS encoding cupredoxin domain-containing protein yields the protein MLQDIVWIISLALMAVVGLGWGFALLNSGAREENYAPLQQRAYRLRARLFWGLVAVFGVPMVLTLSDLPYDAVRSAQAGGEAQVVDATAYMWRWELSEERIEAGRPVEFRVRSADINHGFAIYDEELKIVAQVQAMPGLTNTLRHTFTRPGTYRVLCLEYCGLGHHNMFAEFTVEERS from the coding sequence ATGCTGCAAGACATTGTCTGGATCATCTCGCTGGCGCTGATGGCCGTGGTCGGCCTCGGCTGGGGGTTCGCGCTGCTGAATTCCGGCGCGCGCGAAGAGAATTACGCCCCGCTGCAACAGCGCGCCTACCGTTTGCGGGCGCGCTTGTTCTGGGGGCTGGTGGCGGTGTTCGGGGTGCCGATGGTGCTCACCCTGAGCGACCTGCCGTATGACGCGGTCCGCTCCGCGCAGGCCGGCGGCGAGGCCCAGGTGGTCGACGCCACCGCCTACATGTGGCGCTGGGAACTGAGCGAGGAGCGCATCGAGGCCGGCCGCCCGGTGGAGTTCCGCGTCCGCAGCGCCGACATCAACCACGGTTTCGCGATCTACGACGAAGAGCTGAAGATCGTCGCCCAGGTGCAGGCGATGCCCGGGCTCACCAACACCTTGCGCCACACCTTTACCCGGCCCGGCACCTACCGCGTGCTGTGCCTCGAGTACTGCGGCCTCGGCCACCACAACATGTTCGCCGAATTCACCGTCGAAGAAAGGAGCTGA
- a CDS encoding cbb3-type cytochrome c oxidase subunit I, giving the protein MAAYNYHPAPDHGAKAGVLAYLVTAAAVLLLLMVFGLLMRMEQGELIELGPNWFYQLMTVHGAGMVGIAGIGGAAVMWHFLGHYVALSARLLLVNLVLFLIGVAMVLGSVFLGNFHAAWTFLYPLPSHSMGLWSTGAAALFLAGMLVIGTGFLLFHLDIARALIARYGSFARALGWPQLFGRDDGNAPPPTVVASAMVTIVNVVGLVVGASILAMMLVNLYAPEFAINPLLAKGMIYFFGHVFINATIYMAVIAVYEILPRYTRRPWKANKVFLASWTASTLMVMFIFPHHLLMDFAFPKWMLVMGHIIGYLNTVPILVVTGYGALMIVYRSGIRWDMGTRLLFLSMLGWAAGAMPAFIDGTIRVNYVMHNTLWVPGHFHTYLLLGMVSMLFGFMYYLTKPAKDGVGAAESALDRLAYWAYLVGSLGFTLTFLYSGKESVARRYAEHLPEWVPYDRVGSLFAALIVAAALVFVLRFLTRLGHAGSSHMRASVPAGVVAA; this is encoded by the coding sequence ATGGCAGCCTACAACTATCATCCCGCGCCGGACCACGGCGCGAAGGCCGGCGTGCTCGCCTACCTGGTCACCGCGGCGGCGGTCCTGCTGCTGCTGATGGTGTTCGGCCTGTTGATGCGGATGGAGCAGGGGGAGCTGATCGAGCTCGGCCCGAACTGGTTCTACCAGCTCATGACCGTCCATGGCGCCGGCATGGTCGGGATTGCCGGCATCGGCGGTGCGGCGGTGATGTGGCATTTCCTCGGCCACTACGTCGCGCTCTCGGCGCGCCTGCTGCTGGTCAACCTGGTGCTGTTCCTGATCGGGGTGGCGATGGTCCTGGGCAGCGTCTTCCTGGGCAACTTCCACGCCGCGTGGACCTTCCTGTATCCGCTGCCGAGCCATTCGATGGGCTTGTGGAGCACCGGGGCGGCGGCGCTGTTCCTCGCCGGGATGCTGGTCATCGGCACCGGCTTCCTGCTCTTCCACCTCGACATCGCGCGCGCGCTGATCGCCCGCTACGGCAGCTTCGCCCGCGCCCTGGGCTGGCCCCAGCTGTTCGGCCGCGACGACGGCAACGCCCCGCCGCCGACCGTGGTCGCGAGCGCGATGGTGACCATCGTCAATGTCGTCGGCCTGGTCGTCGGCGCCAGCATCCTGGCGATGATGCTGGTCAATCTGTACGCGCCCGAGTTCGCCATCAATCCGCTGCTGGCGAAGGGCATGATCTACTTCTTCGGCCACGTCTTCATCAACGCCACCATCTACATGGCGGTGATCGCGGTGTACGAGATCCTGCCGCGCTACACGCGCCGGCCGTGGAAGGCGAACAAGGTCTTCCTCGCCTCGTGGACGGCGTCGACGCTGATGGTGATGTTCATCTTCCCGCACCACCTGCTGATGGATTTCGCCTTCCCGAAGTGGATGCTGGTGATGGGCCACATCATCGGCTACCTGAACACGGTGCCGATCCTGGTGGTGACCGGCTACGGCGCGCTGATGATCGTGTACCGCTCGGGGATCCGCTGGGACATGGGCACGCGGCTGCTGTTCCTGTCGATGCTGGGGTGGGCGGCGGGGGCGATGCCGGCCTTCATCGACGGCACGATCCGGGTCAATTACGTGATGCACAACACCCTGTGGGTGCCGGGGCATTTCCACACCTACCTGCTGCTCGGCATGGTGTCGATGCTGTTCGGCTTCATGTACTACCTGACCAAGCCGGCGAAGGATGGGGTGGGGGCGGCCGAATCGGCCCTCGATCGCCTCGCCTACTGGGCCTACCTGGTCGGTTCGCTCGGGTTCACGCTGACCTTCCTCTATTCGGGCAAGGAAAGCGTCGCCCGCCGCTACGCCGAGCATCTGCCCGAATGGGTGCCGTACGACCGTGTCGGTTCGTTGTTTGCGGCGCTGATCGTTGCTGCGGCGCTGGTCTTCGTGCTGCGCTTCCTGACCCGCCTGGGCCATGCCGGCAGCAGCCACATGCGGGCGAGCGTGCCGGCCGGAGTGGTTGCGGCATGA
- a CDS encoding SCO family protein yields MKSGARNFAAAVAVAVLGTTTLWWGSDGFTAFTSEAARRLSVLENPRPLPAVALEDQDGRRFTLQDYRGRLLAVEFIYTRCETICYSLGTVFRQIREQVPAAALGREFALLSISFDPGHDEPARLRDYGRRFGADGGDWRIARPADADGLRALLAAFGVVVIPDAFGGFEHNAALHLVGRDGRLEEIRDLDAVAPFVAALGARL; encoded by the coding sequence ATGAAGTCCGGGGCGCGGAATTTCGCTGCCGCGGTGGCGGTCGCCGTACTCGGGACCACCACCCTGTGGTGGGGCAGCGACGGCTTCACTGCCTTCACCAGCGAGGCGGCGCGCCGCCTGAGCGTGCTGGAAAATCCGCGCCCGCTGCCGGCCGTCGCCCTCGAAGACCAGGACGGCCGGCGGTTCACCCTGCAGGACTACCGCGGGCGGCTGCTCGCGGTGGAGTTCATCTACACCCGCTGCGAGACGATCTGCTACAGCCTGGGCACGGTGTTCAGGCAGATCCGCGAGCAGGTCCCGGCCGCCGCCCTCGGGCGCGAGTTCGCGCTGCTGAGCATCAGCTTCGACCCGGGGCACGACGAGCCCGCCCGCCTGCGCGACTATGGCCGCCGCTTCGGCGCGGACGGGGGGGACTGGCGGATCGCGCGCCCGGCCGACGCCGACGGCCTGCGCGCGCTGCTCGCCGCGTTCGGCGTGGTCGTCATCCCCGATGCGTTCGGCGGCTTCGAGCACAACGCCGCGCTCCACCTCGTCGGCCGCGACGGCCGGCTCGAAGAGATCCGCGACCTCGACGCAGTCGCGCCGTTCGTCGCCGCGCTCGGAGCCCGGCTGTGA
- a CDS encoding sigma-54 interaction domain-containing protein, translating into MSDFLMSSSFLNTLEEGVLLLDAQLGILANNEAASTMLQREGSELVGRPCPSLFPAMPCAHHCRTSGLCTLTPDDGEERKIQDVLIKNADGRERALRVWAMRVPHNAAGVHCTIILRDCSRERELEAEVREHWQLGGLTGRSVQMQDLYQKILRAAASDASVLISGESGVGKELAARALHDNSPRAGGPYVAVHCAALPETLQETELFGHSRGAFSGALTARTGRFEAAHGGTLFLDEIGEISPATQVKLLRVLQEREIVRVGENEARKVDVRIIAATHRDLKAMIAQGLFREDLYYRLCVLPLHIPALRERREDIPLLVGNMLATLAARYARPPLRLSPEAMRRLEAFDWPGNARQLFNCLEYAVVQSDGALIPPESLPPELAELSAAAAPAADNAPIHAPPAKPLTRYYAPPPSADEERAAIRDALRAAGGNKAEAARRLGISRTTLWKRLARYPELDSAR; encoded by the coding sequence ATGTCCGATTTCCTGATGAGCAGCAGTTTTTTGAACACCCTGGAAGAAGGCGTGCTGCTGCTCGACGCCCAGCTCGGCATCCTCGCCAACAACGAGGCGGCGAGCACGATGCTCCAGCGCGAAGGCAGCGAGCTCGTCGGCCGCCCCTGTCCGTCGCTGTTCCCCGCGATGCCCTGCGCCCACCACTGCAGAACGAGCGGCCTGTGCACGCTCACCCCGGACGACGGCGAGGAACGCAAGATCCAGGACGTGCTGATCAAAAACGCCGACGGCCGCGAACGCGCCCTGCGGGTGTGGGCGATGCGGGTGCCGCACAACGCCGCCGGCGTGCATTGCACGATCATCCTGCGCGACTGCTCGCGCGAGCGCGAACTCGAAGCCGAAGTGCGCGAGCACTGGCAGCTCGGCGGCCTGACCGGGCGCAGCGTGCAGATGCAGGACCTCTACCAGAAGATCCTGCGCGCCGCGGCAAGCGATGCGAGCGTGCTGATCAGCGGCGAAAGCGGCGTCGGCAAGGAACTCGCCGCGCGCGCGCTGCACGACAATTCGCCGCGCGCGGGCGGCCCCTACGTCGCCGTCCACTGCGCCGCCCTGCCCGAGACGCTGCAGGAAACCGAGCTCTTCGGCCATTCGCGCGGCGCCTTCTCCGGCGCCCTGACGGCCCGCACCGGGCGCTTCGAGGCGGCCCACGGCGGCACCCTGTTCCTCGACGAAATCGGCGAGATCTCGCCCGCCACCCAGGTCAAGCTGCTGCGCGTGCTGCAGGAGCGCGAAATCGTGCGCGTGGGCGAAAACGAAGCGCGCAAGGTCGATGTGCGGATCATCGCCGCCACCCACCGCGACCTCAAGGCGATGATCGCCCAAGGCCTGTTCCGCGAGGATCTCTACTACCGCCTGTGCGTGCTGCCGCTGCACATTCCGGCGCTGCGCGAGCGGCGCGAGGACATCCCCCTGCTCGTCGGCAACATGCTGGCGACCCTGGCCGCCCGTTACGCCCGCCCCCCGCTGCGCCTGTCCCCGGAGGCGATGCGCCGGCTGGAGGCGTTCGACTGGCCCGGCAACGCCCGCCAGCTGTTCAACTGCCTCGAGTACGCGGTGGTGCAGTCCGATGGCGCCCTGATCCCGCCCGAAAGCCTGCCGCCGGAACTGGCCGAGCTCTCTGCCGCCGCCGCCCCCGCGGCGGACAACGCACCGATCCACGCCCCGCCCGCCAAACCCCTGACCCGCTATTACGCACCGCCACCGTCCGCGGACGAGGAGCGCGCCGCGATCCGCGACGCCCTCCGCGCCGCTGGCGGCAACAAGGCCGAAGCCGCACGCCGCCTCGGCATTTCGCGCACCACCCTGTGGAAGCGGCTGGCCCGCTACCCCGAACTCGATTCCGCGCGCTGA
- a CDS encoding formate/nitrite transporter family protein: MDHFSSSRLMDEIAATSRNKAALSIAGMLLKGFLSGALFAYATAFAFTVSEGLPAGVATLVSAAVFPAGSAIIVLLGLELATGNFAVLPFGLARGSNRRGAVVRNWSWVYLANFLGSVFVGGLLTFALTKGFTESAGALGARIVAVAEAKTLAYQHAGASGWFTALVSGVLCNWMVALGTVLGLGSTSSIGKVTAVWLPISMFFGLGLEHSVVNMFVVPTAIALGADIGVGQWLWWNQLPVTVGNLIGGVVLTGLLLHFGHPAAASVAEPVVLAEETL; this comes from the coding sequence ATGGACCATTTTTCTTCCTCCCGGCTGATGGACGAGATCGCAGCGACCAGCCGCAACAAGGCCGCGCTGAGCATCGCCGGGATGCTGCTCAAAGGCTTTCTTTCCGGTGCCCTGTTCGCCTACGCCACGGCCTTCGCCTTTACCGTGTCCGAGGGCCTGCCGGCAGGGGTCGCCACCCTGGTGTCGGCGGCGGTGTTTCCCGCCGGCTCGGCGATCATCGTGCTCCTCGGGCTCGAACTGGCCACCGGCAACTTCGCCGTCCTGCCGTTCGGCCTGGCGCGCGGCAGCAACCGGCGCGGCGCGGTGGTGCGCAACTGGAGCTGGGTCTATCTGGCCAACTTCCTCGGCAGCGTCTTCGTCGGCGGCCTGCTCACCTTCGCCCTGACCAAGGGCTTCACCGAGAGCGCCGGCGCGCTCGGGGCGAGAATCGTCGCGGTCGCCGAAGCGAAGACGCTGGCCTACCAGCACGCCGGCGCCAGCGGCTGGTTCACCGCGCTCGTCAGCGGCGTGCTGTGCAACTGGATGGTGGCGCTGGGCACCGTGCTCGGCCTCGGTTCGACTTCGTCGATCGGCAAGGTCACCGCGGTCTGGCTGCCGATCTCGATGTTTTTCGGGCTCGGGCTCGAGCATTCGGTGGTCAATATGTTCGTCGTGCCGACCGCGATCGCCCTCGGCGCCGACATCGGTGTCGGCCAGTGGCTGTGGTGGAACCAGCTTCCGGTCACGGTCGGCAACCTGATCGGCGGTGTCGTGCTCACCGGGCTGCTGCTGCACTTCGGCCATCCGGCCGCGGCGTCGGTGGCAGAGCCGGTCGTGCTTGCCGAAGAGACGCTGTAA
- a CDS encoding SDR family NAD(P)-dependent oxidoreductase, with amino-acid sequence MDHRLEGKTAVITGASSGIGRAIVDHYVAAGAKVVAFARNRAALEALAAAHPGAVLAVTGDVTRPADLQRLADEAVKAFGGVDIVVPNAGIARVVSFEDSTPEAFDTQFSVNLFGAVETVRRLLPHLRKGGSVQFISTFLTQVGFPGLAIYSASKAALKSITQTLAAELAPQGIRVNAIAPGPIGTPLWGTVGLPADVLDSVAHKLTARLLPGAFGRPEDIAATSVFLASDDARNIYGQEIVVDGGYTVG; translated from the coding sequence ATGGACCACAGGCTGGAAGGAAAAACTGCCGTGATCACCGGCGCAAGCAGCGGGATCGGGCGCGCGATCGTCGACCACTACGTCGCCGCGGGGGCGAAGGTGGTGGCCTTCGCCCGCAACCGGGCGGCGCTCGAGGCGCTCGCCGCCGCCCATCCGGGGGCGGTGCTCGCCGTCACCGGCGACGTCACCCGCCCCGCCGACCTGCAGCGCCTCGCCGACGAGGCGGTGAAGGCGTTCGGCGGCGTCGACATCGTAGTGCCGAATGCCGGCATCGCCCGGGTCGTATCCTTCGAGGACAGCACGCCCGAAGCCTTCGACACCCAGTTCTCGGTGAACCTGTTCGGCGCGGTTGAGACCGTCCGCCGCCTGCTGCCGCATCTGCGCAAGGGCGGCTCGGTGCAGTTCATCAGCACCTTCCTGACCCAGGTCGGCTTTCCCGGGCTGGCGATCTACAGCGCCAGCAAGGCGGCGCTGAAATCGATCACCCAGACGCTCGCGGCCGAGCTCGCGCCGCAGGGCATCCGGGTCAATGCGATCGCCCCGGGGCCGATCGGCACGCCGCTGTGGGGCACGGTCGGGCTGCCTGCGGACGTGCTCGACAGCGTCGCGCACAAGCTCACCGCGCGCCTGCTGCCGGGCGCCTTCGGCCGCCCGGAAGACATCGCCGCGACTTCGGTGTTTCTCGCCTCCGACGACGCGCGCAACATCTACGGCCAGGAGATCGTCGTCGACGGCGGATATACGGTGGGCTGA
- the modA gene encoding molybdate ABC transporter substrate-binding protein — MLLRLLAAVLAAICLPLSVPVHAAEVQVAVASNFLAPMQRIAAAFERDTGHRARLASGATGKFYAQIRNGAPFEVLLAADETTPARLEAEGRAVAGTRFTYAIGRLVLWSPRAEYVDAEGAILRRGGFAHLAVANPRTAPYGAAAAQVLAALGLGDALAARLVTGENIGQTYQFVASGNAELGFVALSQVMADGKLAGGSAWPVPDELYLPIRQDAVLLERGADNPAAAALLDYLRGDAARALIGGYGYRF, encoded by the coding sequence ATGCTCCTGCGCCTCCTCGCCGCCGTCCTCGCCGCAATTTGCCTGCCCTTGTCCGTGCCGGTGCACGCGGCCGAAGTGCAGGTCGCGGTGGCCTCCAACTTCCTTGCGCCGATGCAGCGCATCGCCGCCGCCTTCGAGCGCGACACCGGCCACCGCGCGCGCCTGGCCTCTGGCGCCACGGGCAAGTTCTACGCCCAGATCCGCAACGGCGCGCCGTTCGAGGTCCTGCTCGCGGCCGATGAGACCACTCCTGCGCGCCTCGAGGCGGAAGGGCGGGCGGTGGCAGGGACGCGCTTCACCTATGCGATCGGCCGCCTGGTGCTGTGGTCGCCGCGCGCGGAGTACGTCGATGCCGAGGGGGCGATCCTGCGCCGCGGCGGTTTCGCTCATCTTGCCGTGGCCAACCCGCGCACCGCGCCCTATGGCGCGGCTGCCGCCCAGGTGCTGGCGGCGCTCGGCCTCGGGGATGCGCTCGCCGCCCGCCTGGTGACCGGCGAGAACATCGGCCAGACCTACCAGTTCGTCGCCTCGGGCAATGCCGAGCTCGGCTTCGTCGCCCTCTCCCAGGTGATGGCCGACGGCAAGCTGGCCGGCGGCTCGGCCTGGCCGGTGCCGGACGAGTTGTACCTCCCGATCCGCCAGGATGCGGTGCTGCTCGAGCGCGGCGCGGACAACCCCGCCGCCGCCGCGCTCCTCGACTATCTGCGCGGCGACGCCGCGCGCGCGCTGATCGGCGGCTACGGCTACCGCTTCTGA